The proteins below are encoded in one region of Flammeovirga kamogawensis:
- a CDS encoding lanthionine synthetase LanC family protein, whose product MCNFTEQLFRIILHESKINKNKQSIHWETIYRCYAKNIFDRKSLFGILNGNLGIILFLITYYKHSIDKKEVKELIDKGLKECIHHYKKKDCKIGFYNGIGGLIYVLLEAFKLLSEQQYLDEACKLTYKKTNKFDCKKVNLEEGLAGYLLSLLHLYDIDTSEYLKQEIFECLNVIIGKARFTKKGVFWDEDVNSYAPVMGFLKGNSGIVFTLLEVQKQFVIEDKLYKKIISEAFTFENTYFAPEERGWINTLNFDYYFGNIYKTDKLFKPKNEFSFKKGINSPFWDTGDIGFLLSRSKDSKEYKLVIETLNALVNDLIQEKNRFPQIELNKTGGLILSLHGIGELNVNYNLELIIKAILKSDKESSHYLNEHISDLSFLKGKVGKGYLLLKLKEKNMSSVLTPFVCKRKEQKEFLDLDVWDVILKFQLNYFSLNFKINKPKTELFYDLFNVFFKQEFIDNQFLQSSLIEEKIKFKLRSRIGNWLYEKAKQIKNCKQNHILKYDEILKNRSNMFTFFDIIKNRFFILFLHPEDGILRIEVSSIDFVVFNELRNNSISYQKLLEVMLQSNNSIHKMNKESLENRIQELFMNGFIEKIN is encoded by the coding sequence ATGTGTAATTTTACTGAACAACTATTCAGAATTATTCTTCATGAATCGAAAATAAATAAGAATAAACAATCTATTCATTGGGAAACAATTTATAGGTGTTATGCTAAAAATATTTTTGATAGAAAGTCACTCTTCGGAATCTTAAATGGTAATTTAGGAATTATCCTTTTCCTGATTACATATTACAAACATTCGATTGATAAAAAAGAAGTTAAAGAATTAATTGATAAAGGGTTAAAGGAGTGTATTCACCATTATAAAAAGAAAGATTGTAAGATAGGTTTTTATAATGGTATAGGAGGATTAATATATGTTTTATTAGAAGCTTTCAAACTTTTATCAGAACAGCAATATCTTGATGAAGCTTGTAAATTGACATATAAGAAAACTAATAAATTTGATTGTAAAAAGGTAAATTTAGAGGAAGGTTTAGCAGGGTACCTACTGTCTTTATTACATTTATATGATATCGACACGTCAGAATATCTTAAACAAGAAATATTTGAATGTCTAAATGTAATTATAGGAAAGGCAAGATTTACTAAAAAAGGTGTTTTTTGGGATGAGGATGTTAATTCTTATGCTCCCGTTATGGGTTTTTTAAAAGGGAATTCAGGCATTGTATTTACTTTATTAGAAGTTCAAAAGCAATTTGTGATTGAAGATAAATTATACAAAAAGATAATTAGTGAAGCTTTTACATTTGAAAATACATATTTTGCTCCAGAAGAAAGAGGTTGGATTAATACATTGAATTTTGATTATTACTTCGGTAACATATACAAAACAGATAAACTATTTAAACCTAAAAATGAATTTTCTTTTAAGAAAGGAATTAATTCTCCTTTTTGGGATACAGGAGATATTGGTTTTTTACTTTCTAGAAGTAAGGATAGTAAGGAATATAAATTAGTTATTGAGACACTTAATGCTTTAGTAAACGATCTGATACAAGAAAAAAATAGATTTCCACAAATTGAATTAAATAAAACAGGCGGACTTATATTATCGTTACACGGTATTGGGGAGTTGAATGTTAATTATAATCTAGAATTGATAATTAAGGCTATATTGAAATCAGATAAAGAATCAAGTCATTATCTAAATGAACATATTTCTGATTTATCTTTTTTAAAAGGTAAGGTAGGTAAGGGGTATCTTCTTTTAAAGTTAAAAGAAAAAAATATGTCATCAGTACTTACACCTTTCGTATGTAAAAGAAAAGAGCAAAAAGAATTTCTGGATCTTGATGTTTGGGATGTAATTTTAAAGTTTCAGTTAAATTACTTTTCGTTAAATTTTAAAATAAATAAGCCAAAAACAGAATTGTTTTATGATTTATTTAATGTTTTTTTTAAACAAGAGTTTATTGATAATCAATTTTTGCAATCTAGTTTAATTGAGGAGAAAATAAAGTTTAAGTTGAGATCCAGGATAGGGAATTGGCTTTATGAAAAAGCAAAACAGATTAAAAATTGTAAACAAAATCATATATTAAAATATGATGAGATACTAAAAAATAGAAGTAATATGTTTACTTTTTTTGACATTATAAAAAATAGATTTTTTATACTTTTTCTTCATCCAGAAGATGGTATTTTAAGAATAGAAGTGTCATCAATAGATTTTGTCGTGTTTAATGAATTAAGAAATAATTCAATAAGTTACCAAAAATTATTGGAGGTGATGTTACAATCTAATAATTCTATTCACAAAATGAACAAAGAATCTCTTGAGAATAGAATTCAAGAACTTTTCATGAATGGATTTATTGAAAAAATAAACTAA
- a CDS encoding Ig-like domain-containing protein: MKRNYLKIITLLLFFTNALYGATFNGEVIEAENETLTGEFATVEKEFASGGSFVKIKNTVDNEGTIEFTVTDVVEAGLYKLHLYAFNGGITQSVNVIVNGGAASQETIHPSNFAYEDYAKVSLIDVNLVEGTNTIAITTNDSDLSIDKFTVTEHYNIFYFSADGDDDANDGSLASPWKTIAKASAVAEKETSGGLLSPGSQLLFRAGDTFEGNFLVKCSGTADRPIHISSYGVGELPIITGSGAIAGGDYFEAMKLLNVSHVVVSKLWIKNDRQNNDRFTYGESNSYGIRVTANKWGGVSSNLEFRDLKFSDIFGVGVPEEFNDLSVTGLRFESEANEPNLEVSIKNVLVEDCYFTHLGKAGVWAIHKGSEEVGNDTINRNMDFIIRNNTFTKTGGSGVILSKMYNALVDNNEFDRSGHSMASEPRLAGRGSGMWVFKCVNVIGQYNRSYSVRGSGDSYGMHIDFGNRNIIYQYNYSEDSEGGFVEVLGDNHNVAYRYNVSVNDGFRTNHGSTIWTSGYVGTDNTPVPSNDVYVYNNTVYLDANNAPDFSIFSEDTYIYNNIFVQTGSGVMGEKVEIDIQNNGEFIVDNNLFRGNINSAFTNLDNSALSGNPSFVNAGAKNIEGYQIYEGSVVVDAGKTFPEPTFPMAGQGIFKDITLVASHDIYGNAVDISTYLPNVGADNNYNSEIDPSVIRVESVSTSPQNTVQLLEGATQQLQAVILPNNASNKNVTWSSANTAIATVDANGLVTAIANGSTSIQVTTEDKGLTASVTIAVGTDVITEVLNGDFENGLTNWGKWADANTGSTSHHGNLAAKLTGPSSIRQWVKVKPNTTYTLSGFAKVIDPENDRVVLGINDEKDKGIGNVQIYDTEYTLHQFMFTTSASTDSVKVFFWRPANGVGNAFADEIKLEETAYVVNNDFEKSTIGWTTWGSQNISTTQNNGSSALTISGNAGANQIFKTKASTTYEISFYAYVEDNTVPVSFSLSNADGGNVYASKSIVATVNTKHTFTFTTDDVENTKFGFWRPQNSTGNAYLDDITVTEISGSGARVASISEMEEVFTVSVYPNPATDQVTISTQSAGVSTVQIYNLMGQMELSKSFTSQTNVDVNVLTAGLYVVVISDEFGNNTSTKLLVR; this comes from the coding sequence ATGAAAAGAAATTACTTGAAAATTATTACACTCCTACTATTCTTTACGAATGCCCTTTATGGTGCTACGTTTAATGGAGAGGTTATCGAAGCAGAAAATGAAACGTTAACAGGAGAATTTGCAACTGTTGAAAAAGAATTTGCCTCTGGTGGTTCTTTTGTGAAAATTAAAAATACTGTTGATAACGAAGGTACTATCGAATTTACTGTAACAGATGTGGTTGAAGCAGGTTTATATAAACTACATCTGTATGCTTTTAATGGTGGTATAACACAAAGTGTAAATGTAATAGTAAACGGAGGAGCTGCCTCTCAAGAAACGATCCATCCGTCTAACTTTGCTTATGAAGATTATGCAAAAGTGAGTCTTATAGATGTAAACTTAGTAGAGGGAACAAATACAATTGCTATTACTACTAATGATTCTGATTTATCAATTGATAAATTTACAGTTACAGAACATTATAATATCTTCTACTTTAGTGCAGATGGAGACGATGATGCGAACGATGGTAGCCTTGCTTCTCCATGGAAAACAATTGCAAAAGCATCTGCTGTGGCAGAAAAAGAAACTAGTGGAGGTCTTTTATCTCCAGGTTCTCAATTACTTTTTAGAGCTGGCGACACTTTTGAAGGAAACTTCTTGGTGAAATGTTCTGGTACTGCAGATCGCCCTATTCATATAAGTAGTTATGGTGTAGGTGAATTGCCAATTATTACTGGTTCTGGAGCAATTGCAGGAGGAGATTATTTTGAAGCAATGAAGCTATTGAATGTATCTCATGTAGTAGTTTCTAAACTTTGGATTAAGAATGACAGACAAAACAATGATCGTTTTACATATGGCGAATCAAATAGTTATGGTATTCGTGTAACGGCTAACAAATGGGGTGGAGTATCGTCTAACCTAGAGTTTAGAGATTTAAAATTTTCTGATATTTTTGGTGTAGGTGTACCCGAAGAATTTAATGATTTAAGTGTAACAGGTCTTCGTTTTGAATCAGAAGCAAATGAGCCAAATCTAGAGGTTTCTATCAAGAATGTACTTGTTGAAGATTGTTATTTTACCCACCTTGGAAAAGCAGGTGTATGGGCAATACATAAAGGTTCTGAAGAGGTTGGAAATGATACGATCAATAGAAATATGGATTTTATTATTCGCAATAATACATTTACTAAAACAGGTGGATCTGGTGTAATTCTATCTAAAATGTACAATGCATTGGTTGATAATAACGAGTTTGATCGCTCAGGCCATAGTATGGCTTCTGAACCTCGTTTAGCAGGTAGAGGAAGTGGTATGTGGGTGTTTAAATGTGTGAATGTAATTGGTCAATACAACCGTTCATACAGTGTAAGAGGGTCTGGTGATTCTTATGGAATGCACATTGATTTTGGTAACCGAAACATTATCTATCAATACAATTATAGTGAAGATAGTGAAGGTGGTTTTGTAGAAGTTTTAGGTGATAACCATAATGTTGCTTACCGTTATAATGTGAGTGTGAACGATGGCTTTAGAACAAATCATGGTAGTACTATTTGGACTTCAGGATATGTAGGAACAGACAACACACCTGTACCATCTAATGATGTTTATGTGTACAACAACACTGTCTATTTAGATGCTAATAACGCACCAGATTTCTCTATATTTAGCGAGGATACTTATATCTATAACAACATATTTGTGCAAACTGGTAGTGGTGTTATGGGAGAGAAAGTAGAAATTGATATTCAGAATAATGGTGAGTTTATTGTAGATAACAATCTTTTTAGAGGAAACATTAATTCAGCGTTCACCAATTTAGATAACTCAGCTTTAAGTGGTAATCCAAGTTTTGTAAATGCAGGAGCAAAAAATATTGAAGGTTATCAAATTTATGAAGGAAGTGTGGTTGTAGATGCAGGTAAAACATTTCCAGAGCCTACTTTTCCAATGGCAGGGCAAGGTATTTTTAAAGATATTACGTTAGTCGCTTCTCATGATATCTACGGTAATGCAGTTGATATCTCAACTTACCTTCCGAATGTTGGTGCGGATAACAATTACAATAGCGAGATTGATCCATCTGTAATTAGAGTAGAAAGTGTATCAACTTCTCCACAGAATACAGTACAATTATTAGAGGGAGCAACACAGCAATTACAAGCTGTAATTTTACCAAATAATGCTTCAAATAAAAATGTAACATGGTCTAGTGCTAATACTGCAATAGCAACAGTAGATGCCAATGGTTTAGTAACAGCAATTGCAAATGGTTCAACATCAATTCAAGTAACAACAGAAGATAAAGGACTTACTGCAAGTGTAACCATTGCGGTTGGTACAGATGTTATTACAGAAGTATTAAATGGTGATTTCGAAAACGGTTTAACAAACTGGGGAAAATGGGCAGATGCTAATACAGGAAGCACTTCGCACCATGGTAATCTTGCTGCTAAGTTAACTGGTCCATCATCTATAAGACAATGGGTAAAAGTAAAACCTAATACCACTTATACGTTATCTGGTTTTGCAAAAGTTATAGATCCAGAAAATGATAGAGTTGTATTAGGTATAAACGATGAGAAAGACAAGGGTATCGGTAATGTTCAAATTTATGATACCGAGTATACTTTACATCAGTTTATGTTTACAACAAGTGCAAGTACAGATTCTGTAAAAGTATTTTTCTGGCGCCCCGCGAATGGTGTTGGTAATGCCTTTGCAGATGAAATTAAGTTAGAAGAAACGGCCTATGTTGTAAATAACGATTTTGAAAAATCAACAATTGGTTGGACTACTTGGGGAAGTCAAAATATTTCAACAACACAGAATAATGGCTCTTCTGCATTAACAATAAGTGGAAATGCAGGGGCAAATCAAATCTTTAAAACGAAAGCTTCTACAACCTACGAAATCAGTTTCTATGCATATGTAGAAGATAATACTGTTCCAGTAAGTTTCTCTCTATCAAATGCCGATGGAGGAAATGTATATGCATCAAAATCTATTGTTGCAACTGTAAACACAAAGCATACTTTTACATTTACAACTGACGATGTAGAAAATACAAAATTTGGATTTTGGAGACCTCAAAACTCTACGGGGAATGCTTATTTAGATGATATTACCGTAACAGAAATTTCTGGAAGTGGGGCAAGAGTAGCTTCAATTTCAGAAATGGAAGAAGTATTTACGGTTAGTGTATATCCTAACCCAGCAACTGATCAAGTTACAATTTCTACTCAATCAGCAGGAGTGTCAACTGTTCAAATTTATAATTTGATGGGACAGATGGAGTTGAGTAAATCATTTACATCACAAACAAACGTAGATGTGAATGTTTTAACAGCCGGTTTGTATGTTGTTGTGATTTCAGATGAGTTTGGAAACAATACATCAACTAAATTATTAGTGAGATAA
- a CDS encoding arylsulfatase has protein sequence MKKIKSFIFMFILMINPVKAQNPNIIIIYADDLGIGMLGHEGQKIITTPNIDQLATDGLRFEQAYSNMLCAPARASLITGLHDCHKDEFKITKGTAYINANNSNLAAIENSLQEKLGEENPEEVFIGKIAQEMGYKTAQIGKLEWGFSTTNKQMKLHGWDYYLGYLDHVRAHGFYPPFLFENGDIVEIEGNTLLNCGKSNEPETEEHYKERWNMKGKSVYSQNYFMDKVLGFIDDHTDTPFLLYFPTQLPHGPVAIPKVHPDFVNDDRLTQIEKEYASMVKLLDDNVGQIMKKLEETGLEENTIVIFTADNGHEIYYSKKGRVEKPYTNKVTKEQFDDYNRKYYSTLSGDVFDGNGGRAGLKRSNLEGGIHVPLIIKWPNKISKGSISKRLTANYDILPTIAEFTGYCKQFTTDGISFYDALLGEKGKENHDFIVYSSFTGPTLITNEGWKLRTHLQKKAFELYYLPNDFGEKKNLANKYPKRLKALKEKLLIACEGNFENGLFKYGAQL, from the coding sequence ATGAAAAAAATTAAGTCCTTCATTTTTATGTTCATTTTGATGATTAATCCTGTCAAAGCTCAAAATCCAAATATTATTATTATTTATGCCGATGACTTAGGAATTGGAATGCTAGGCCACGAAGGACAAAAGATTATTACAACTCCCAATATAGATCAACTTGCTACAGATGGTTTACGTTTTGAACAGGCGTATTCTAATATGCTCTGTGCACCAGCAAGAGCTTCGTTAATTACAGGATTGCATGATTGTCATAAAGATGAATTTAAAATAACTAAAGGTACTGCATATATCAATGCCAATAATTCTAATTTGGCAGCTATTGAAAATTCCTTGCAAGAGAAACTAGGTGAAGAAAATCCAGAAGAGGTTTTTATTGGTAAAATTGCTCAAGAAATGGGATATAAAACTGCTCAAATTGGGAAATTAGAATGGGGATTCTCTACAACCAATAAGCAAATGAAATTACACGGTTGGGACTATTACTTAGGCTACCTAGATCATGTAAGAGCACATGGTTTTTATCCTCCTTTTCTTTTTGAAAATGGTGATATAGTAGAAATTGAAGGAAACACACTTTTAAATTGTGGTAAATCTAATGAACCAGAAACGGAAGAACATTATAAAGAACGTTGGAATATGAAAGGGAAAAGTGTTTATTCTCAAAACTATTTTATGGACAAAGTTCTTGGTTTTATAGATGATCATACTGATACTCCTTTCTTGCTATATTTCCCTACGCAATTACCACACGGACCTGTTGCTATCCCTAAAGTGCACCCTGATTTTGTAAATGATGACCGTCTAACTCAAATAGAAAAAGAATATGCTTCTATGGTAAAATTATTGGATGATAATGTCGGACAAATCATGAAAAAATTAGAAGAGACAGGTTTAGAAGAGAATACCATTGTAATTTTTACGGCAGACAATGGGCACGAAATCTATTATAGTAAAAAAGGAAGAGTTGAAAAACCGTACACCAATAAAGTAACCAAAGAACAATTTGATGATTACAACAGAAAATATTACAGTACTTTAAGTGGTGATGTTTTTGATGGAAATGGTGGTAGAGCAGGTTTAAAAAGAAGTAATTTAGAAGGTGGTATTCATGTTCCGTTAATTATAAAATGGCCAAATAAAATTTCTAAAGGCAGTATATCCAAACGTCTTACAGCCAATTACGATATTCTACCAACAATAGCAGAATTTACGGGATATTGTAAACAATTTACTACCGATGGCATTTCTTTTTATGATGCTCTATTAGGTGAAAAAGGAAAAGAAAATCACGATTTTATTGTCTATTCATCGTTTACAGGACCTACGCTAATCACAAATGAAGGATGGAAGCTAAGAACTCATCTTCAAAAAAAGGCATTTGAACTCTATTATTTACCCAATGATTTTGGAGAAAAAAAGAACCTCGCAAACAAGTACCCGAAAAGGTTAAAAGCCTTAAAAGAAAAATTATTGATTGCCTGTGAGGGTAATTTTGAAAATGGACTATTTAAGTACGGAGCACAGCTTTAA